The genome window TGAGGTTCGCCGCGGGCCCTGCAGATCCTTTTGCAGTTGAAAAAAACATTGCGCTTGTCAAGACAATTCGCGACGCAATCGGCTATGAAGTGGAACTCGCTGGTGATGCTTGGATGTCATGGAACTATAACTTTGCAGTATTCATGATATCGCGTCTGGAAAAGTTTGAGATGAGGTGGGTTGAGGAGCCTCTGCTGCCTGACGATTTTGAGGGTTTTTCACGGCTTACTAAGTCTGTAGCAACACCAATTTCAGCGGGCGAGCATCATTATTACATCTATGATTTCAAAAAGCTTCTAGACAGCGGTGTTACGATACTCCAGCCCGATACCACTTGGGTTGGAGGCATGACAGCTATGTTGAAAATCGCTTCACTTGCCGAAACATATGGTGCATGGGTCATCCCACACTCCGGAAACATCTACAACCTTCATTTCATTTTCAGTCAATCGGAATCAGTAGCGCCCATGGCTGAATACCTCACAAAGTACAGAGAATGGATGGAACAGCATTCCAGTGGAATACCTGTTCCGGAGCTTGGATATATAAAACTTGATGAGAAACCTGGTTTCGGGGTCACTCATGACTTCAAATAAGGGAGAGTACCGTATCAGGGTCATAAAAACAGGCGAATCAGAAGTTCCCGCACCCGAAGTTTACTGGATGTCTTCGTGGGACAAGTGGGAGAAGCTATCCTTTCACATGCTTCTTGCATATAATGAAGATACGAATTTTCTGATTAATACAGGCCTTCCTGATGATCTAATGCTGAGAAATGCTGAAATGAGGAAGTTTGCTGGCGAAAGATGTATTTTCAAACAATTTGATGCTATTTCCGAACTTGAAAAAATAGGTTTTTCGCCTCGACAAATATCCAATGTATCATTTACCCCAATACAGGATTACACAGTGGGTGGCCTGAAGAGGTTCCCGGCGGCAAACATATTCATTCATCGACAGGGATGGGTCGACGACATACAGGCACCTATGTATTCCAAACATTTGCCGAGAAGTCTCTTCATACCGGACGACATACTGCAGTATATTGAATTTGAGGCTTGGGAAAGAGTCAGGTTCTTCGACTGCCCGAGGCTCGTAGAGCTGATAGAGGGTATTGATGTGATGTGGGTCGGTTGCCATCACAGATCCAGTCTCGCATTCGTAATCAGCACTAAAGAGGGAAAGGTCGTTTTTACCGATTGCGCCTTTAAAACGGCTAATATATCAAATATCCATCCGATTGGTATTGCCGAGAATATCTTTGAATGTATAGATGCCTACAAGGCGTTTCAGAAAATTGGAAGAGTTCTGCCTGCCTACGATCCATCTATTGATGGACTGGAAATTTAGAAAAATTCGCTTTGAGGTGAAGATGTCGTTATGTGGTGTTATTTCATCCATCTGCTTCAGCTCCGGGATGCGATACCGGAACTGTGCGGAACCCTGCTTTTATAACTCCAAGCGATTTATTTACAAGAGGGGACCGATATTACAGAGATAGATATAATTGACAATGCCAAGCTGAGTCGAAGGCACTATAGCTGGACTTTTATCGCATCTCTGGGCGATTTTCTAGATGCTGGCATGTTCGCTGGCACTGGCATTACGCTCCTGGCTCTCATTTCATATCTGCATCTGAACGTTTTTGAATCAGGTCTTCCAGCGCTCATAACTCTTCTGGGAACGGCTTTTGGCGCTCTGTTTTTCGGTCCTTTGGGGGACAAGTATGGTAGAAAGTATATCTATCAGCTGGATATGGTAATTTATGCCATTGCTTCCATTCTTTTGGCATTCACATTCAGTATCTATTGGGCATTGCCACTCTATGGACTTGTCGGAATAGCAGTGGGAGCAGATGTACCCACCTCGTGGTCGCTCATATCAGAATTCTCTCCCAAGAACCAGCGGGGAAAGCTGATGTCCATTACAAATGTGATGTGGTATGTTGCTGTTCTCGTCGAGCTCGCCATAGCCATCGCACTCTACAACACAGGAATGATACTTTTCAGAACAATCTGGCTCATGCTTGGAATAGTGGCAATAATTGCCTGGGTTCTGAGAAGGAGGCTTGCAGAGTCTCCAAGGTTTGACGTTCTCTCAGGACATGAAGACAGGGTAAAAAAGACAATATCAGAACTCGGAGAGACTCCGTCAGCTGCAGATACAGGAAGAAAAGCGTCTTACAAAAAGCATCGCTATGGGGAGTTGTTTACAAAGTATTGGAAGCCACTGGTGTTTGCTTGGTTTCTTTACCTTATGTGGGGAATTCCAGCCTCAACATATGGCGAATTCTTTCCGTATATATTCAGCTCTCTGCATCTTGTGAGCACCCAGGTCGTATTTGCGTTCGAAGCGATCTATTTTGGCTCTGCAATAGTGCCCGGTTTGCTTATCTACGCATATCTCTCTGACAGAGTTGGAAGGGTTCCCCTGTATCTTACAAGTGCCATTATGTGCTCTCTTTCGTTTTTCCTTCTTGTATACCCGCCATTTCTGACAAATGTGCCGGTGCTCCTTCTCTCTTTCCTTCTGTTCGGTATAGGTCAGGGTATCGGTGTCTGGCCGGTTACTAGGCTCCTCTCACTGGAACACTTCCCGACGAGTGTCAGGAATTCCGGGCAGGGCTTTGTCTGGTTCACGATGAGGTTTGAGGCTGCAATATTCGGTCTGTTTACACCTCTTATAGTCGCCGTAAGTGTCACATATATAGGATGGATAGCGGGTATATTTTTCCTTGCAGCAATAATAGTTGTTGCCGCAGTGTCGCGCACCAACCCGTCATTTGTCGGAACCGAAAGAAAATCACTAGAAACTACATCCAACGAACAGTTTTCTAAATGAAATCCGATGAGCGACAAGGAAGCCACATGAAGAACGTCCTATCTTTCAAAGGAAAGAATGCCATGGTCACCGGTGGGTCAAGGGGCATAGGTCACGCTATTGCGCTTGGTCTTGCCAGCAGGGGTGCTAATGTCTGTATTTCTTATTCGAAGAGCGACGGTGCCGCAAAAGAAACAGTGGAGTCGATGTCCCGTTATGGTGTGAACGCCGTTTCATATAAGATTGATCAGAACAATATCGAGGAGATCCCGGGGCTGTTCAGATTTGCAGAAAAGAATATCGGTGATATCAACATACTTGTCAATAATGCAGGCATCTGTCCGTTCAAAGATTTTTTTGAAATAGACAGGGAACTGCTGGAAAGCGTATGGCGTGTAAACTTCGAGAGTCATTTCATACTCACGCAGCTTGTCTCAGAGAGAATGATTGAAGATAAGATAGAAGGCAGAATACTGTTTATAAGTTCGATAAGTTCAAGGGTAGGTGGTGAATTTCAGACACACTACACACCGACAAAATCTGCAATCAACGGCCTTGTTCATTCGCTTTCAATAGTCCTTGGAAAAAACAGGATACTGGTAAATTCGCTGGAGCCTGGAACAATTCTGACAGACATAAACAGGGAAGACCTATCCAACAGGGCAAAGAGGAA of Candidatus Sysuiplasma jiujiangense contains these proteins:
- a CDS encoding MFS transporter, which gives rise to MIDNAKLSRRHYSWTFIASLGDFLDAGMFAGTGITLLALISYLHLNVFESGLPALITLLGTAFGALFFGPLGDKYGRKYIYQLDMVIYAIASILLAFTFSIYWALPLYGLVGIAVGADVPTSWSLISEFSPKNQRGKLMSITNVMWYVAVLVELAIAIALYNTGMILFRTIWLMLGIVAIIAWVLRRRLAESPRFDVLSGHEDRVKKTISELGETPSAADTGRKASYKKHRYGELFTKYWKPLVFAWFLYLMWGIPASTYGEFFPYIFSSLHLVSTQVVFAFEAIYFGSAIVPGLLIYAYLSDRVGRVPLYLTSAIMCSLSFFLLVYPPFLTNVPVLLLSFLLFGIGQGIGVWPVTRLLSLEHFPTSVRNSGQGFVWFTMRFEAAIFGLFTPLIVAVSVTYIGWIAGIFFLAAIIVVAAVSRTNPSFVGTERKSLETTSNEQFSK
- a CDS encoding L-rhamnonate dehydratase, coding for MSRISNISLTEFEEVRQPIYPYVKPTDYYKQYLGETSPVEAALLSRICFARMTTESGLSSYLAVSEPVADFISNISSSIIGFDTAEISKAWDYLYRKTLPLGRAGLAMHAISAINLLMYDLLGKELKVPVYKLTGGATRDAIRAYASHLHPLPPKELQKEALKYVEDGYRTMKMRFAAGPADPFAVEKNIALVKTIRDAIGYEVELAGDAWMSWNYNFAVFMISRLEKFEMRWVEEPLLPDDFEGFSRLTKSVATPISAGEHHYYIYDFKKLLDSGVTILQPDTTWVGGMTAMLKIASLAETYGAWVIPHSGNIYNLHFIFSQSESVAPMAEYLTKYREWMEQHSSGIPVPELGYIKLDEKPGFGVTHDFK
- a CDS encoding SDR family oxidoreductase, with translation MVTGGSRGIGHAIALGLASRGANVCISYSKSDGAAKETVESMSRYGVNAVSYKIDQNNIEEIPGLFRFAEKNIGDINILVNNAGICPFKDFFEIDRELLESVWRVNFESHFILTQLVSERMIEDKIEGRILFISSISSRVGGEFQTHYTPTKSAINGLVHSLSIVLGKNRILVNSLEPGTILTDINREDLSNRAKRKYMEKRVAIGRIGRPEDMVWPALFLVSDENTYVTGTELLADGGMLVNLQ